The following coding sequences are from one uncultured Bacteroides sp. window:
- a CDS encoding efflux RND transporter permease subunit encodes MENKKSNNKIVDWAMRNNKIVLLFSTFFILIGIYSLVKMPKQEYPTITIRQALVVGVYPGATPKQVEERLTKPLEEYLFRYKEVKKKNTYSYSQDGFAYVYVELEDNVNDKDKVWSKIKHGLIAFKQTLAPDIQAIVVDDDFGNTSAMMMTISSQTKTYRQLEKYADKLEEQLRRIESVSKIEKFGTRKEEITVLLNKQKLASYNVPVSALAFDIFSDGLVNNAGEIDKKKGVVPIHLRNSVATVPDLQEKIVYTDTKGNFIRLKDIAEIKMQYPRSEGHIEHNCVKSVVVSIEMQNGKDIVHFGKQVNSVLNKFKLNLPKDVQLQTIVDQPQVVEDSVSSFLLEMLIAICSVILVTIILLPFRVAGIAATSIPITIFISFIILYAFGFELNIVNFAALIVVLGLIVDDCIVIVDAYIDYIDEGYSCWHASIMSAKEYFKSLITATLAISITFFPFLFTFKGTLLNFISSFPWTMSITLLVSLGVAVIIIPVIQYFLIKKGLHEKGKVQKRTFLDKVQKVYNRYLLRFFQHYKLVFSVVILSLVLAYWMASHVNVRMMPLAERNLFAVEIYLPKGASIEQTQAVSDSMQYILKKDERVTSVTSFIGTNAPRFHTLYTPKIPEKSYAQLIVNTESNEATNEMMNEYLNKYIDYFPNANVYFKQLDNESVEVPIEIRLSGTDENILKTYATNIKKTLHKIDGLMWIHDDLENARPYIDVNKNSVQASRSGITNSDMAIELSNSYGGIQVGQIWDADYAIPIKLKDVQEEDSASSNVSKHYIPSTSDKAIPLGQIADVSTKWYNAQQARRNGVATLTVKAMLRHGLNANDIQPKVEKVVNEIQRRVGSSDIYIEYGGYKESDAITVPYILSGLSISVLIIFFILLFHYHKISLALLTLASTVLCFFGAAFGIYISGLDFGITSILGVVCLFGIIVRNGVILFDYAEMLRKKHKMTVKEAAKEAAKRRMRPIVLTSLAASTGVIPMLLSKSPLWAPMAAVICSGVLISMFFIITVLPVAYWLVYRNHDNIKKMRLHKASIIMAVCLLFSVSAFSQNTFTLEQMKEMAAKNNLSLQAAKLSIEQSKEKESEAFTHYFPNVQAGAIAFHSSDGLLDKGISQAFGLPAMNNGLITDVTAIQPIFQGGEIYNSNKLAKLGTEINKLQVSDSKKDILLQVESNFWQLYILQENEKTLNLLDSLTSSLWREVSNAVKAGLTNRNELLQVELRQSEIASQRLQLDNSIQTYKSVLAQLIGLKDTDFSINVGTKESINPLNEYVDTKAALPTTEKYQLLDKNIAAAKINEKFELAKSLPKISIGASYSYFNQLPTNRSSMTYFVQVAIPISDWWVNSHAIKQKQIASRMAEYNKQDISQKLVIEMDNLRRQLDESYQQMHIAQSSVKSATENLRISSDYYKNGMETMSDLLESQTLFQKANNKLTESYARYMVKRAEYRKATGK; translated from the coding sequence ATGGAAAATAAAAAATCGAATAACAAAATCGTCGATTGGGCGATGCGGAACAACAAAATCGTACTCCTCTTTTCTACATTTTTCATTCTCATCGGCATATACAGTTTAGTAAAAATGCCAAAACAGGAATATCCTACCATCACTATCCGTCAAGCTTTGGTGGTGGGAGTCTATCCAGGAGCCACACCCAAGCAGGTGGAAGAGCGGTTAACCAAACCGCTTGAAGAATATCTTTTTCGCTACAAGGAGGTGAAGAAAAAAAACACCTATTCTTATTCGCAAGACGGATTTGCCTACGTATATGTGGAATTAGAAGACAACGTGAATGACAAGGATAAAGTATGGTCTAAAATCAAACACGGACTGATTGCCTTTAAACAAACCCTGGCACCCGATATTCAGGCTATTGTAGTGGACGATGATTTCGGAAACACATCAGCCATGATGATGACCATCAGTTCCCAAACCAAGACCTATCGCCAACTTGAGAAATATGCCGATAAGCTCGAAGAGCAACTGAGAAGAATTGAGTCGGTATCGAAAATCGAAAAATTCGGCACACGCAAAGAGGAAATCACTGTGTTACTCAACAAGCAAAAACTAGCATCGTATAACGTTCCCGTTTCGGCTTTAGCCTTTGATATTTTCAGTGACGGATTGGTGAACAATGCCGGTGAAATCGACAAGAAAAAAGGTGTTGTTCCCATTCATCTTCGTAATAGTGTTGCAACAGTACCCGATTTGCAAGAGAAAATCGTTTATACCGATACCAAAGGCAATTTCATCCGTCTGAAAGATATTGCCGAGATAAAAATGCAATATCCTCGTTCAGAAGGACACATCGAGCATAATTGCGTAAAAAGCGTAGTGGTTTCAATTGAAATGCAAAACGGAAAAGATATCGTACATTTTGGAAAACAAGTAAATTCAGTTCTGAATAAATTCAAATTGAATTTGCCAAAAGATGTGCAATTGCAGACCATTGTTGACCAGCCGCAAGTGGTGGAAGATTCGGTATCCTCTTTCCTTCTGGAAATGTTAATAGCTATTTGTTCAGTAATTCTAGTAACTATTATTCTGTTACCTTTTCGTGTAGCAGGGATTGCAGCGACTTCCATTCCGATTACGATTTTTATTTCGTTCATCATCCTCTATGCATTTGGTTTCGAATTGAACATCGTGAATTTTGCCGCACTCATTGTCGTACTTGGCCTGATTGTAGATGATTGCATTGTGATTGTGGATGCCTACATAGACTATATAGACGAAGGCTATAGTTGCTGGCACGCCTCCATAATGAGTGCAAAAGAATATTTCAAATCACTGATTACAGCCACATTAGCCATCAGTATCACGTTTTTTCCTTTTCTTTTCACCTTCAAAGGAACACTCCTCAATTTCATCTCCTCTTTCCCCTGGACGATGAGTATCACTCTGCTTGTATCACTTGGAGTAGCAGTTATTATCATTCCCGTTATTCAGTATTTTCTAATTAAAAAAGGACTCCATGAAAAAGGGAAAGTACAAAAAAGAACATTTCTCGACAAAGTACAAAAAGTATATAACCGATATCTTCTCCGATTTTTTCAACATTATAAGCTCGTATTTTCAGTGGTTATTTTATCACTTGTTTTAGCCTATTGGATGGCTAGCCATGTAAATGTGCGAATGATGCCTTTGGCAGAACGTAACCTATTTGCCGTGGAGATTTATCTCCCCAAAGGAGCTTCCATAGAACAGACGCAAGCTGTGTCGGACAGTATGCAGTACATCCTCAAAAAGGACGAACGTGTTACCTCGGTCACTTCTTTCATCGGAACCAATGCACCTCGGTTTCATACACTCTATACGCCCAAAATTCCAGAAAAATCTTACGCACAACTAATTGTGAATACAGAATCAAACGAAGCTACAAATGAAATGATGAACGAATACTTAAACAAATACATCGACTATTTCCCCAATGCAAATGTCTATTTCAAACAGCTTGACAACGAAAGCGTAGAAGTACCTATTGAAATACGCCTTTCAGGAACGGATGAAAATATATTGAAGACCTATGCTACCAATATAAAAAAGACACTGCACAAGATAGATGGATTGATGTGGATTCATGACGATTTAGAGAATGCTCGTCCCTATATCGATGTAAACAAAAACTCGGTACAAGCTAGCCGTTCTGGGATCACCAATAGCGATATGGCAATCGAACTCTCAAACTCGTATGGCGGAATTCAAGTAGGACAAATTTGGGACGCAGATTACGCCATTCCTATCAAGCTCAAAGATGTACAGGAAGAAGATTCTGCCTCATCCAACGTGAGTAAACACTACATACCCAGCACCTCAGATAAGGCAATTCCACTGGGACAAATTGCTGATGTTTCTACCAAATGGTACAATGCACAACAAGCTCGACGCAACGGTGTGGCTACCCTCACGGTGAAAGCAATGCTCAGGCACGGGCTGAACGCCAACGATATACAACCAAAAGTGGAGAAAGTGGTGAATGAAATTCAACGAAGAGTCGGTTCGTCCGATATTTACATCGAATACGGAGGATATAAAGAATCAGATGCCATTACCGTACCGTATATTTTGTCGGGATTGAGTATTTCAGTTCTGATAATCTTCTTCATTCTGCTTTTCCATTACCATAAGATCAGCTTAGCTCTCCTCACATTGGCTTCCACAGTATTATGCTTCTTCGGAGCTGCATTTGGTATTTATATTTCAGGACTCGACTTCGGCATCACCTCTATTTTGGGTGTCGTTTGCCTCTTCGGAATCATTGTTAGAAACGGAGTTATCCTTTTTGACTATGCCGAAATGCTTCGCAAAAAACATAAAATGACAGTGAAAGAAGCTGCAAAAGAAGCTGCAAAACGCAGAATGCGTCCCATCGTTCTAACCTCGCTAGCAGCATCTACAGGAGTGATTCCGATGCTCTTGAGCAAAAGTCCGCTATGGGCTCCAATGGCGGCTGTGATTTGTAGCGGTGTACTTATCTCTATGTTTTTCATCATTACCGTGTTACCTGTCGCATACTGGTTGGTTTATAGAAATCACGATAATATAAAAAAAATGAGATTACATAAAGCATCTATCATCATGGCTGTCTGCTTACTCTTTTCCGTTTCAGCTTTCAGCCAAAACACCTTCACTTTAGAGCAAATGAAAGAAATGGCTGCGAAAAACAACCTTAGTTTGCAAGCGGCCAAACTAAGTATTGAGCAAAGCAAAGAGAAGGAATCGGAAGCTTTCACACACTATTTTCCGAATGTACAAGCAGGAGCTATCGCTTTTCATTCATCCGACGGATTGCTCGACAAAGGCATCTCTCAAGCTTTCGGGTTGCCAGCGATGAATAACGGATTAATAACAGATGTCACTGCTATACAACCTATCTTCCAAGGAGGAGAGATATACAATTCCAATAAATTAGCGAAACTAGGCACCGAAATCAACAAATTACAAGTGAGCGATTCCAAGAAAGATATTCTCTTACAAGTAGAATCGAATTTCTGGCAACTCTATATCTTGCAAGAAAACGAGAAAACGCTGAATTTACTCGATAGCCTAACCAGCAGCCTGTGGCGAGAAGTTAGCAATGCCGTGAAGGCTGGTCTCACCAATCGCAACGAATTGCTTCAAGTAGAACTTCGCCAAAGCGAGATAGCGAGTCAGCGTTTGCAGTTAGACAATAGTATCCAAACTTATAAATCGGTGTTGGCACAACTAATCGGTTTGAAAGATACCGACTTCAGTATCAATGTCGGTACCAAAGAATCAATTAATCCCTTGAATGAATATGTGGATACTAAAGCGGCATTACCAACCACCGAAAAATATCAGCTGCTCGACAAAAACATCGCTGCCGCCAAAATCAACGAAAAGTTCGAATTAGCCAAGAGTTTACCTAAAATAAGCATTGGAGCGAGCTATAGTTACTTTAATCAACTTCCTACAAACCGTTCCTCCATGACCTACTTTGTGCAAGTAGCTATCCCGATTTCAGATTGGTGGGTAAACTCACACGCTATCAAACAAAAGCAGATTGCATCGCGTATGGCCGAATACAACAAGCAGGACATCTCTCAAAAGTTAGTCATCGAAATGGACAACCTACGTCGACAATTAGACGAATCTTATCAGCAAATGCACATTGCCCAATCATCTGTCAAATCGGCAACAGAGAATCTCCGCATAAGCTCTGATTATTATAAAAACGGGATGGAAACGATGAGCGACCTGCTCGAATCGCAAACACTTTTTCAGAAAGCGAACAACAAGCTAACGGAATCTTATGCACGCTATATGGTAAAACGCGCCGAATATAGAAAAGCTACCGGAAAATAA
- a CDS encoding outer membrane beta-barrel protein → MHQKQYKWITFILLLLTMRATAQTQKERFTDKLYFPFGIGYLNSPHNNLQAGIIVNMAAEYRFHSHHGMFLRLSYDNRSNSYKRDEINGTNITKGKLKFNDFLFGVGYRLNDEHRFHPFALIQFGPSFCEYQQIISSNGTYQIKEKSKTVPVVKLLAGGEYYIGKSAAITLDIGYIWSLKNTPFGQNHLNEGALSISIGLTTTLL, encoded by the coding sequence ATGCATCAGAAACAATATAAGTGGATTACATTCATTCTCTTGCTGTTAACTATGAGAGCAACAGCTCAGACGCAGAAAGAAAGATTCACCGACAAACTATATTTTCCTTTTGGTATTGGTTACCTCAATTCGCCCCATAACAACCTCCAAGCCGGCATCATCGTCAATATGGCTGCAGAATATCGCTTCCATAGTCACCATGGTATGTTTCTCCGACTTAGTTATGACAACCGTTCTAACTCCTACAAACGAGATGAAATAAACGGAACCAACATTACAAAGGGGAAACTAAAATTTAATGATTTCCTATTCGGAGTTGGTTATCGGCTCAATGATGAGCATAGGTTCCATCCCTTTGCATTGATACAATTTGGTCCTAGCTTTTGCGAATATCAACAAATCATCTCTTCGAACGGCACGTATCAGATAAAAGAGAAAAGCAAGACTGTTCCGGTAGTCAAACTATTAGCTGGGGGCGAATATTATATTGGCAAATCGGCTGCCATCACTCTTGATATTGGTTACATTTGGAGTCTGAAAAATACTCCTTTTGGACAAAACCATCTCAATGAAGGTGCCCTCTCAATCTCCATCGGATTGACAACAACTCTGCTTTAA
- a CDS encoding cyclic nucleotide-binding domain-containing protein, with protein sequence MEILKETVNAVVNSRFPEMSLEGRTILEGAVISRELKKGEMLIHEGQISQHIVFVGKGMIRQYYFKNGKEVTEHFSYEGCIVMCIESLLKQEPTRLVAEALEPCTVYLLPYENLLKLADNIKEINTFYRKILEYSLITSQVKADSWRFETARERYNLLMKTSPEVIKRAPLSYIASYLLMTPETLSRVRAGQL encoded by the coding sequence ATGGAAATACTAAAAGAAACAGTAAATGCAGTGGTCAACTCCAGATTCCCGGAGATGAGCCTCGAAGGGCGTACTATTCTGGAAGGCGCAGTCATAAGCCGTGAGTTAAAAAAAGGCGAAATGCTCATTCATGAGGGTCAGATCAGCCAACATATTGTATTTGTAGGGAAAGGGATGATTAGACAATACTATTTTAAGAATGGTAAAGAAGTCACCGAACACTTCTCTTATGAAGGTTGCATCGTGATGTGCATTGAAAGTTTACTAAAGCAGGAACCTACCAGACTAGTTGCTGAAGCTTTGGAACCATGTACAGTCTACCTCCTTCCTTATGAAAACCTTCTCAAACTAGCAGACAACATAAAAGAGATCAACACTTTTTATCGTAAAATACTGGAGTACTCACTCATCACTTCCCAAGTAAAAGCTGACTCATGGCGATTTGAGACAGCCCGTGAGCGCTATAATTTATTAATGAAAACCTCTCCGGAAGTCATAAAACGAGCTCCGTTATCATATATTGCATCATACCTTCTAATGACTCCCGAGACATTAAGCCGAGTCAGGGCAGGGCAGTTGTAA
- a CDS encoding helix-turn-helix domain-containing protein: MDISRIPRINISNTSELHEEGDAIDNDFAIFKEIGDLPLMDYPNRVEVAVLGICLTGFCRLAVNLKDYTFSTNQALIIMSDQIVQCFEISPDFSGAFIVVSEPFLDAILPRLNTILPFFLYLKDHSCIDLTTEQLNDLMEHHTFLWKKVKMTNNIFRKEVAQGLMFSFFYDLYNICAPYIEQKSSTKTRQQEIFEHFINEVGAFYKQERSVTYYAKKMYLTPKHLSWVVKETSGKTAGEWIDDFVILEAKALLKSSDMNIQQIAEDLHFANQSFFGKYFKHYVGMSPKEYRKR, translated from the coding sequence ATGGATATAAGTAGAATACCTCGAATTAATATTTCCAATACTTCTGAACTGCATGAAGAAGGAGATGCTATTGATAATGATTTTGCTATTTTTAAAGAAATAGGCGACCTCCCACTAATGGATTATCCTAATAGAGTTGAAGTTGCTGTTTTGGGCATTTGTTTGACTGGATTTTGTCGTTTGGCTGTTAATTTGAAGGACTATACCTTCTCTACTAATCAGGCACTAATTATTATGTCGGATCAAATAGTGCAGTGTTTTGAGATCTCTCCTGATTTCTCGGGTGCATTTATTGTTGTTTCTGAACCTTTTCTGGATGCTATCCTTCCTCGTCTAAATACCATTCTTCCTTTTTTCCTTTATTTGAAAGATCATTCTTGTATTGATTTGACTACTGAGCAGTTGAATGATTTAATGGAGCACCACACCTTTTTATGGAAAAAGGTGAAGATGACAAATAACATATTTAGGAAAGAAGTTGCTCAAGGTTTGATGTTTTCGTTTTTTTATGATTTATATAATATCTGCGCACCTTACATAGAGCAAAAGAGTAGTACAAAAACTCGTCAACAGGAGATTTTTGAGCACTTTATAAATGAGGTAGGAGCATTTTATAAGCAGGAAAGAAGTGTAACTTATTATGCGAAAAAGATGTATTTAACACCTAAACATCTTTCTTGGGTGGTGAAAGAAACTAGTGGTAAGACGGCAGGCGAATGGATTGATGATTTTGTGATTCTCGAAGCAAAAGCTTTACTTAAATCCTCTGATATGAATATCCAACAGATTGCTGAAGATTTGCATTTTGCTAATCAATCTTTTTTCGGGAAGTATTTTAAGCACTATGTGGGTATGTCTCCTAAGGAATATCGAAAGAGATAG